One stretch of Micromonospora cremea DNA includes these proteins:
- the folE gene encoding GTP cyclohydrolase I FolE — MTIAPAPRRVDQRPARDLVTAEQAAAQFLAALGIDLDSESLRATPRRMARAYAELLTARPFDLTTFPNDEGYDELVLARSIPIRSVCEHHLLPFVGVAHVGYLPGERILGLSKLARVVELFAHRPQVQERLTKQVADWLALELAPKGVGVVIEAEHMCMTLRGVRAAGATTVTSTLLGTLRDDARCRAEFFSLTGAH; from the coding sequence GTGACCATCGCACCCGCCCCACGCCGCGTGGACCAGCGACCAGCGCGCGACCTCGTCACCGCCGAACAGGCCGCCGCCCAGTTCCTCGCCGCACTCGGCATCGACCTGGACTCCGAGAGCCTGCGCGCGACGCCGCGGCGGATGGCTCGGGCGTACGCCGAGCTGCTCACCGCGCGCCCGTTCGACCTGACCACCTTCCCCAACGACGAGGGCTACGACGAACTCGTGCTGGCCCGGTCCATCCCGATCCGGTCGGTGTGCGAACACCACCTGCTCCCGTTCGTCGGTGTCGCGCACGTCGGCTACCTGCCGGGCGAGCGGATCCTCGGGCTGTCCAAACTCGCCCGCGTGGTGGAGCTGTTCGCACACCGCCCGCAGGTGCAGGAACGGCTGACCAAGCAGGTGGCGGACTGGCTGGCCCTCGAACTGGCGCCCAAAGGCGTCGGTGTCGTCATCGAGGCGGAGCACATGTGCATGACTTTGCGCGGCGTACGCGCAGCGGGTGCCACCACCGTGACCTCCACCCTGCTCGGAACCCTGCGTGACGACGCCCGCTGCAGGGCCGAGTTCTTCTCCCTCACCGGAGCCCATTGA
- a CDS encoding M36 family metallopeptidase has product MSGRKHRSLIAPSVALGLALAFVPAEAIAAPARDPLSVGASASVRLDPATGHPRMIFKSGDYLTGPSKSPPEQIVLGYIRHNRARFGLSAAQVAQLKVTSSYLTNHNGVRQVTVGQLIDGIRVVGALLTATVDKQGRLVLIGGWLAASAAAGDVKITARQALDRAAAAQGAKAKEPVKGADNKNKGRQTFPNSYAQRLAKPHDVSAELVWFAPDHTSPLRPAWLTDVEASGASWTESLVDAATAQVLREQSRYQHSGPEGTVFTTQHPDATGAIRQVTPFTGIDGSWVADRLTQGNNVNAYRDEDGDNNASDTGNDAMRPQTPASGDPNHQHFNYPFTDAWRTNAAATQANLDADLDAITTQLFYYNNVMHDYLYGLGFDEASGNFQVDNFGRGGSGNDPVLAEAQDGWDFGCMTDPPNPVAIRCLNNANFGTPGDGSSPRMQMFMWQPGRPWRDGSLDGDVIAHEYGHGVSNRLVGGGSLGGGPQTGALGEGWSDTISFLKWNDNTVGEYVTNNTATGIRSQAYDTSTETWATFDPARGVHRNGEIWAATMFDIREAKGIGYTQQIVIDGMKNTVSSPTYLDARDGILAADMTNTGGANQCLLWRVFAGRGMGANASSSADQTTETADSTVPAQCMPTADAGGPYSTPEGTDVLLSAAGSTKGTDPSAGTLTTFEWDLDNDGQYDDATGQSVPFTRVGQDGVFTVGIRVTDSAGNADTDTAMVTVTNVAPSVTLNPIAATPENSGITFSGKISDPGWLDPLTATVNWDDGTGPQPVVGTLENTRPDATLTFSVPHIYGDNGVYAIEVCGSDDDTTTCATVNATITNVDPTAVISSDGQTTYNGQQAFITHAGEPIDVTGSSADPGSDDLTLTWTWGDGASETLTSLVNPPATDPAKSPSIQPRAVTAMKSHVYGDACLYTLTFATADDDGGSSEATATVIIAGNADRARSQGYWKVQYDAKPPNIFTQTQLTCYLAIVSFMSSVYGPLTVQQAHDIFSRTSSDPRALMSKQLLAAWLNFANGSYDLDTPVDTDGDGVANSTFGAAVAAAEAVYNNPAATKAHLLQQQKILERFNLRDGG; this is encoded by the coding sequence ATGAGCGGCCGAAAACACAGATCACTCATCGCGCCTTCGGTGGCGCTTGGTCTCGCACTGGCGTTCGTGCCCGCGGAGGCGATCGCTGCGCCCGCGCGGGATCCGCTCAGCGTGGGCGCTTCGGCGTCCGTGCGGCTTGATCCGGCCACCGGTCACCCCCGGATGATCTTCAAATCGGGGGACTACCTCACCGGACCGTCGAAGAGCCCACCGGAGCAGATCGTCCTCGGCTACATCCGGCACAACCGTGCGCGATTCGGCCTGAGCGCGGCGCAGGTCGCGCAGCTGAAGGTGACCTCGTCCTACCTGACCAACCACAACGGCGTGCGCCAGGTGACGGTGGGGCAGTTGATCGACGGCATTCGCGTCGTCGGCGCGCTGCTGACCGCGACCGTCGACAAGCAGGGCAGGCTCGTGCTCATCGGCGGGTGGCTCGCCGCGAGCGCGGCGGCCGGCGACGTCAAGATTACGGCCCGGCAGGCGCTCGACCGCGCCGCGGCCGCCCAGGGCGCCAAGGCGAAGGAGCCTGTCAAGGGCGCCGACAACAAGAACAAGGGTCGCCAGACCTTCCCTAACTCGTACGCGCAGCGGCTGGCCAAACCGCACGACGTCTCGGCCGAGTTGGTCTGGTTCGCGCCCGACCACACCTCACCGCTGCGCCCAGCGTGGCTGACGGACGTCGAGGCTTCCGGCGCCTCGTGGACCGAGTCGCTGGTCGACGCGGCCACCGCTCAGGTGTTGCGGGAGCAGAGCCGCTACCAGCACAGCGGGCCAGAGGGAACGGTCTTCACCACGCAGCACCCGGACGCGACCGGGGCGATCCGCCAGGTCACGCCGTTCACCGGGATCGACGGTTCCTGGGTCGCCGACCGCCTGACGCAGGGCAACAACGTCAACGCCTACCGCGACGAGGACGGCGACAACAACGCCTCGGACACCGGCAACGACGCGATGCGTCCGCAGACGCCCGCCAGTGGCGACCCGAATCACCAGCACTTCAACTACCCGTTCACGGACGCGTGGCGGACGAACGCGGCGGCGACGCAGGCCAATCTCGACGCCGACCTCGATGCAATCACGACCCAGCTCTTCTACTACAACAACGTCATGCACGACTACCTCTACGGCCTCGGCTTCGACGAGGCGTCGGGCAACTTCCAGGTCGACAACTTCGGCCGCGGCGGCAGCGGCAACGACCCCGTCCTCGCCGAGGCGCAGGACGGCTGGGACTTCGGCTGCATGACCGACCCGCCGAACCCGGTCGCGATCCGCTGCCTGAACAACGCCAACTTCGGCACGCCGGGTGACGGCAGCAGCCCCCGGATGCAGATGTTCATGTGGCAGCCGGGACGGCCGTGGCGGGACGGGTCGCTCGACGGCGACGTCATCGCCCACGAGTACGGGCACGGCGTCTCCAACCGCCTGGTCGGCGGCGGCAGCCTCGGCGGCGGCCCGCAGACCGGCGCGCTCGGCGAGGGCTGGAGTGACACGATCTCGTTTCTCAAGTGGAACGACAACACCGTCGGCGAATACGTCACCAACAACACCGCCACCGGCATTCGGTCGCAGGCGTACGACACGTCGACGGAGACGTGGGCGACCTTCGACCCGGCGCGGGGCGTGCACCGCAACGGTGAGATCTGGGCCGCGACGATGTTCGACATCCGCGAGGCCAAGGGCATCGGTTACACCCAGCAGATCGTGATCGACGGCATGAAGAACACGGTGTCCTCGCCGACCTACCTCGACGCGCGTGACGGTATTCTCGCCGCCGACATGACCAACACGGGCGGCGCAAACCAGTGCCTGCTGTGGCGGGTCTTCGCCGGTCGCGGCATGGGCGCGAACGCGTCTTCCAGCGCGGACCAGACAACCGAGACGGCCGACTCGACCGTCCCGGCGCAGTGCATGCCCACCGCCGACGCCGGCGGCCCCTACAGCACGCCCGAAGGAACCGACGTCCTGCTGAGCGCGGCGGGTTCGACCAAGGGCACCGACCCGTCGGCGGGCACGCTGACGACGTTCGAGTGGGACCTCGACAACGACGGGCAGTACGACGACGCCACCGGGCAGTCCGTCCCGTTCACCCGGGTCGGCCAGGACGGCGTCTTCACCGTCGGCATCCGGGTCACCGACAGCGCCGGCAACGCCGACACGGACACCGCGATGGTGACGGTCACCAACGTCGCCCCGTCGGTGACGCTGAACCCGATCGCGGCGACGCCGGAGAACAGCGGCATCACATTCTCCGGCAAGATCAGCGATCCGGGCTGGCTGGACCCGTTGACAGCGACGGTCAACTGGGACGACGGCACCGGCCCACAGCCGGTTGTGGGCACGCTGGAGAACACCCGGCCGGACGCGACGCTGACCTTCTCGGTCCCGCACATCTACGGCGACAATGGGGTGTACGCGATCGAGGTCTGCGGCAGCGACGACGACACGACCACGTGCGCCACGGTGAACGCCACGATCACGAACGTCGACCCGACGGCCGTGATCTCGTCCGACGGCCAGACGACCTACAACGGCCAGCAGGCGTTCATCACCCACGCCGGTGAGCCGATCGACGTCACCGGCTCGTCGGCGGACCCGGGCAGCGACGACCTGACGCTGACCTGGACCTGGGGCGACGGGGCTTCGGAGACCCTGACGTCGCTGGTGAACCCACCCGCGACCGACCCGGCCAAGAGTCCGTCGATCCAGCCCCGGGCCGTAACGGCGATGAAGTCGCACGTCTACGGCGACGCCTGCCTCTACACGCTGACGTTCGCCACCGCCGACGACGACGGCGGGTCGAGTGAGGCGACGGCCACGGTGATCATCGCCGGCAACGCAGACCGGGCGCGCAGCCAGGGCTACTGGAAGGTCCAGTACGACGCCAAGCCACCGAACATATTCACCCAGACGCAGCTGACCTGCTATCTGGCTATCGTGTCGTTCATGAGCTCCGTCTACGGCCCGCTCACGGTGCAGCAGGCGCACGACATCTTCAGCCGCACCTCCAGTGACCCGCGAGCGCTGATGTCCAAGCAACTGCTCGCCGCATGGTTGAACTTCGCCAACGGGTCCTATGACCTGGACACGCCGGTCGACACCGACGGTGACGGCGTCGCCAACAGCACGTTCGGCGCCGCGGTCGCGGCGGCGGAGGCGGTCTACAACAACCCCGCCGCCACCAAGGCGCACCTCCTGCAGCAGCAGAAGATCCTCGAGCGCTTCAACCTGCGCGATGGCGGCTGA
- a CDS encoding N-acyl-D-amino-acid deacylase family protein has product MELDLLVTGGDVIDGSGSPARSADVGVRDGRLQLLPPGSRSAAAMVVNARGLVVTPGFIDVHTHSDLLAGDDEQRETLRLAPLRQGVTTEICGNCGISPFPVPARHAATVRDLVAATFGPPAATYPSFAEFAAAQGVARRNHLAALVGHGTLRAAVVGFAQRRATADELRRMCTLLHEALTAGAAGLSTGLIYSPGVNAGTDEVIALARVAAAHGKPYVTHLRDEMSQVESALEEAIEIAIAAGAALQVSHHKTAGRHSWGATVRTLARLERARAEGLDVLCDVYPYTAGSTALHALLPPWVIADGVPAMLAAVREATVRDRIRADLASGLPGWENTVGNGGWDLIRVASAPTSPDVEGHTIADVAAARGVDPVDCVCDLLAAEAGNVTILSHSMREDDVRRVLASPLAMLCSDGVPKPGRPHPRWAGSFARVLGHYVRDVGLLSLTEAVHKMTGMPARRFGLAERGLLADGYAADLVVLDPARAADGATYDDPLAPPRGVRYVVVDGRVVVDGDRVTDARPGRVLAVADREPATRGWT; this is encoded by the coding sequence ATGGAGCTGGACCTGCTGGTCACCGGCGGGGACGTCATCGACGGTAGCGGCTCGCCCGCCCGCAGCGCCGACGTGGGGGTGCGGGACGGCCGCTTGCAGCTGCTGCCCCCGGGCAGCCGCAGTGCCGCGGCCATGGTGGTGAACGCCCGCGGCCTGGTCGTCACCCCGGGCTTCATCGACGTGCACACCCACTCCGACCTGCTCGCCGGCGACGACGAGCAGCGCGAGACGCTGCGGCTCGCGCCCCTGCGCCAGGGCGTCACCACCGAGATCTGCGGCAACTGCGGGATCAGTCCCTTTCCCGTCCCGGCGAGGCACGCCGCGACGGTGCGGGACCTGGTCGCCGCGACGTTCGGCCCGCCGGCGGCGACGTACCCGTCCTTCGCGGAGTTCGCCGCCGCCCAGGGCGTGGCCCGGCGCAACCACCTCGCCGCCCTGGTGGGCCACGGCACGCTCCGCGCCGCGGTCGTCGGCTTCGCGCAGCGGCGGGCCACCGCCGACGAACTCCGGCGCATGTGCACGCTGCTCCACGAGGCGCTCACCGCCGGCGCGGCCGGACTCTCCACCGGCCTGATCTACTCACCGGGGGTCAACGCCGGCACCGACGAGGTCATCGCGCTCGCCCGGGTGGCCGCCGCGCACGGCAAGCCGTACGTGACGCACCTGCGCGACGAGATGTCGCAGGTCGAGTCGGCGCTCGAGGAGGCGATCGAGATCGCCATCGCGGCCGGGGCGGCGTTGCAGGTCTCGCACCACAAGACGGCCGGGCGACACTCCTGGGGCGCCACGGTCCGCACCCTGGCCCGACTCGAACGGGCACGGGCCGAAGGGCTGGACGTCCTCTGCGACGTCTACCCGTACACCGCCGGCAGCACCGCCCTGCACGCCCTGCTCCCGCCCTGGGTCATCGCCGACGGCGTGCCGGCGATGCTCGCCGCCGTCCGCGAGGCGACGGTCCGGGACCGCATCCGCGCCGACCTGGCCTCCGGGCTGCCCGGCTGGGAGAACACCGTCGGCAACGGCGGCTGGGACCTGATCAGGGTTGCGTCCGCCCCGACCAGCCCGGACGTCGAGGGGCACACCATCGCCGACGTCGCCGCCGCCCGCGGCGTCGACCCCGTCGACTGCGTCTGCGACCTGCTCGCGGCCGAGGCCGGCAACGTGACCATCCTCAGCCACTCGATGCGGGAGGACGACGTGCGGCGGGTGCTCGCCAGCCCGCTGGCGATGCTCTGCTCCGACGGTGTGCCCAAACCGGGGCGGCCCCACCCGCGCTGGGCGGGCAGCTTCGCCCGGGTGCTCGGCCACTACGTCCGTGACGTGGGCCTGCTGAGCCTGACCGAGGCCGTGCACAAGATGACCGGGATGCCCGCCCGCCGCTTCGGCCTGGCCGAGCGGGGTCTGCTCGCCGACGGGTACGCGGCGGACCTCGTGGTCCTCGACCCCGCACGGGCAGCCGACGGCGCGACCTACGACGACCCGCTCGCGCCGCCACGCGGAGTCCGCTACGTCGTGGTCGACGGCCGGGTCGTCGTGGACGGCGACCGGGTCACCGACGCCCGACCGGGTCGGGTGCTGGCCGTAGCGGACCGCGAACCCGCCACCCGAGGGTGGACGTGA
- a CDS encoding amino acid ABC transporter permease, translated as MDRTADERVRAAEPAPAGPDTPQANRISHPVRPGRWLAAGVVAFVLVWLGWSIAVNPNLHWDIVVDYQFDRVILDGLWVTIQLTVASMLIGVVLGVVVALMQVSDSRILRTGATAYVWFFRGTPLLVQLIFWFNIALIFPEVGLGVPFGGPKLVTWETNALVTGFVAALLGLSINEGAYMSEIVRAGLRAVDPGQQEAAAALGMSRAKIMRRVVLPQAMRIIVPPTGNQFISMLKTTSLVSVIAGADLLTVAQRLYLTNFEVIALLIVASIWYLVLTTVASVGQYFLERRFSRGFGTTVPGTLRGRIGRNLRFTGSAR; from the coding sequence GTGGATCGTACGGCTGACGAGCGGGTACGCGCCGCGGAGCCGGCGCCCGCGGGGCCGGACACGCCGCAGGCCAACCGGATCAGCCACCCCGTCCGACCGGGGCGGTGGCTGGCCGCCGGGGTGGTCGCCTTCGTCCTGGTCTGGCTGGGCTGGTCCATCGCCGTCAACCCCAACCTGCACTGGGACATCGTCGTCGACTACCAGTTCGACCGGGTCATCCTGGACGGGCTGTGGGTCACCATCCAGCTCACGGTCGCGTCGATGCTGATCGGCGTGGTCCTCGGCGTGGTGGTGGCCCTGATGCAGGTCTCCGACAGCCGGATCCTGCGCACCGGAGCCACGGCCTATGTCTGGTTCTTCCGGGGCACGCCACTGCTGGTGCAGCTGATCTTCTGGTTCAACATCGCGCTGATCTTCCCGGAGGTGGGTCTCGGCGTGCCGTTCGGCGGCCCGAAGCTGGTCACGTGGGAGACGAACGCCCTCGTCACGGGCTTCGTCGCGGCGCTGCTCGGGCTCAGCATCAACGAGGGCGCCTACATGAGTGAGATCGTCCGGGCGGGACTCCGCGCCGTCGATCCCGGCCAGCAGGAGGCCGCCGCGGCCCTCGGCATGTCCCGCGCGAAGATCATGAGACGGGTGGTGCTGCCGCAGGCGATGCGGATCATCGTTCCGCCCACCGGCAACCAGTTCATCTCGATGCTCAAGACCACCTCGCTGGTCTCGGTGATCGCCGGTGCCGACCTGCTCACCGTCGCCCAGCGGCTCTACCTGACCAACTTCGAGGTGATCGCCCTGCTGATCGTCGCGTCCATCTGGTACCTGGTCCTCACCACCGTCGCCAGCGTCGGCCAGTACTTCCTGGAACGCCGGTTCAGCCGGGGCTTCGGGACCACCGTCCCCGGCACGCTGCGCGGACGCATCGGCCGCAACCTGCGGTTCACCGGGAGCGCGCGATGA
- a CDS encoding ABC transporter substrate-binding protein: MLRKRALRVVIGLVTISIAATGCGRSSSGQTSQPGGGASVAADAKAADLVPATIKAKGALRVATAEGYPPMEMYKKGTQDLIGVDPELAAAIAGRLGLKLEMTNASFPGLIPGLQADRWDLAMSSMSDTEERRKAVDFVDYFQAGGSIMVAKGNPAGVKDLPDLCGRAVVLAKGSSNLAIGEGQNATCAKKMTISQSEDAPTGLLQIDAGRAVATIVDYPVAKMLAQESGKYEVLEAQYEAGPWGIAIDKKDSQLRDAVQRALQELIDSGEYTKLLEKWGVTGSAIQAATVNDQK; this comes from the coding sequence GTGCTCAGGAAGCGTGCGCTCCGCGTCGTCATCGGTCTCGTCACCATCTCGATCGCGGCAACGGGTTGTGGCCGCTCGTCGAGCGGGCAGACCTCGCAGCCCGGCGGGGGCGCCTCCGTCGCCGCCGACGCGAAGGCCGCCGACCTCGTGCCCGCCACCATCAAGGCGAAGGGTGCCCTCCGGGTCGCCACCGCCGAGGGCTACCCACCGATGGAGATGTACAAGAAGGGCACGCAGGATCTGATTGGCGTCGACCCGGAACTGGCCGCGGCCATCGCCGGGCGGCTCGGCCTCAAGCTGGAAATGACCAACGCGAGCTTCCCCGGTCTCATCCCCGGCCTGCAGGCCGACCGCTGGGATCTGGCGATGTCCTCGATGAGCGACACCGAGGAGCGGCGCAAGGCGGTCGACTTCGTCGACTACTTCCAGGCCGGTGGCTCGATCATGGTGGCCAAGGGCAACCCCGCCGGTGTCAAGGACCTCCCCGACCTGTGCGGCCGAGCCGTCGTTCTGGCCAAGGGCAGCTCCAACCTCGCCATCGGCGAGGGGCAGAACGCCACGTGCGCCAAGAAGATGACGATCTCGCAGAGCGAGGACGCCCCCACCGGCCTGCTCCAGATCGACGCCGGCCGGGCCGTCGCCACCATCGTCGACTACCCGGTCGCCAAGATGCTCGCCCAGGAGAGCGGCAAGTACGAGGTGCTTGAGGCCCAGTACGAGGCGGGACCGTGGGGCATCGCGATCGACAAGAAGGACAGCCAGTTGCGCGACGCGGTGCAGCGGGCGCTCCAGGAGCTGATCGACAGCGGCGAGTACACGAAGCTTCTGGAGAAGTGGGGCGTGACGGGCAGCGCCATCCAGGCGGCCACCGTCAACGACCAGAAGTGA
- a CDS encoding MoaD/ThiS family protein, which produces MIRVVLPAHLKNLAHVSGEVRLEVPGPATQRLILDTLEARYPMLLGTIRDRHSGKRRAFVRFYACEQDLSNDSPDEPLPEEVIAGKEPFIILGAMAGG; this is translated from the coding sequence GTGATCCGGGTCGTCCTCCCGGCCCACCTGAAGAACCTGGCTCACGTCAGCGGCGAGGTACGTCTCGAGGTGCCCGGGCCGGCGACGCAGCGCCTGATCCTAGACACCCTTGAGGCGCGATACCCGATGCTGCTCGGCACGATCCGCGACCGTCACAGCGGCAAGCGCCGCGCGTTCGTTCGGTTCTACGCCTGCGAGCAGGACCTGTCCAACGACTCGCCGGACGAACCACTACCCGAGGAGGTGATCGCCGGTAAGGAACCGTTCATCATCCTTGGCGCAATGGCCGGTGGATAG
- a CDS encoding WD40/YVTN/BNR-like repeat-containing protein: MSGVRVLVGTRKGAFTLTSDGRRDDWTVDGPHFGGWEIYHLTGSPADPNRLYASQSGGWFGQLIQRSDDGGRSWTPVGNDFAYAGEVGEHLWYDGTPRPWEFKRIWHLEPSRDDPDMVYAGAEDAALYVSTDGGLKWKELIALRTHPTGPTWQPGAGGMCLHTIILDPVHKDRIYVAISAAGAFRSDDAGASWLPINKGLRSGEIPDQDAEVGHCVHHITQHPSRPDTLFMQKHWDVMRSDDAGANWREVSGDLPSDFGFPIAVHAHEPETVYVVPIKSDSEHYPPEGKLRVYRSRTGGDDWEPLTTGLPQSDCYVNVYRDAMAVDTLDPCGIYFGTTGGQVYHSADGGDSWAPIVRDLPAVLSVEVQALP, encoded by the coding sequence ATGAGCGGCGTACGGGTGCTGGTAGGCACGCGCAAGGGCGCGTTCACATTGACGTCCGACGGCAGACGCGACGATTGGACGGTCGACGGTCCGCATTTCGGCGGCTGGGAGATCTACCACCTCACCGGTTCACCGGCCGACCCGAACCGGCTTTACGCGTCGCAGTCCGGCGGCTGGTTCGGGCAGTTGATCCAGCGGTCCGACGACGGCGGCAGGAGCTGGACGCCGGTCGGCAACGACTTCGCCTACGCGGGCGAGGTCGGCGAGCACCTGTGGTACGACGGCACCCCGCGCCCATGGGAGTTCAAGCGCATCTGGCACCTCGAGCCGTCACGCGATGACCCCGACATGGTGTACGCGGGTGCGGAGGACGCCGCTCTCTACGTGTCCACTGACGGCGGCCTGAAGTGGAAGGAGCTGATTGCGCTTCGTACCCATCCGACCGGGCCGACGTGGCAGCCCGGCGCCGGCGGGATGTGCCTGCACACGATCATCCTGGACCCGGTGCACAAGGACCGGATCTACGTCGCCATCTCGGCGGCGGGCGCGTTCCGCAGCGATGACGCCGGCGCGAGCTGGCTGCCGATCAACAAGGGCCTGCGCTCGGGCGAGATTCCCGACCAGGACGCCGAGGTCGGCCACTGCGTTCACCACATCACCCAGCACCCGTCCCGTCCCGACACGCTGTTCATGCAGAAGCACTGGGACGTCATGCGCAGCGACGACGCCGGTGCGAACTGGCGTGAGGTCAGCGGCGACCTGCCGTCGGACTTCGGATTCCCGATCGCCGTGCACGCGCACGAGCCGGAAACCGTCTACGTCGTGCCGATCAAGAGCGACTCCGAGCACTACCCGCCGGAGGGCAAGCTGCGCGTCTACCGCAGCCGCACCGGCGGCGACGACTGGGAGCCGTTGACCACGGGCCTCCCGCAGTCCGACTGCTACGTCAACGTGTACCGCGACGCGATGGCGGTCGACACGCTCGACCCATGCGGAATCTACTTCGGCACCACCGGTGGTCAGGTCTACCACTCGGCGGACGGCGGCGACAGCTGGGCGCCGATCGTACGGGACCTGCCGGCCGTGCTCTCCGTGGAAGTCCAGGCACTGCCGTGA
- a CDS encoding LysR family transcriptional regulator — MFNTARLQVVLEIARHGTIVAAAEQLRLSPSAVSHQLATLEQEAGVALVDRGPRSLRLTVAGQRLADYAQQIIDLMSAARDELSAHGEGRRGLLRIGFFATAGTELLPRALSSFTADHPQVELALILGQPSDLLPRLNQGELDLVVVFDHPLSPTPDVSFAKVCPLMVDPQLVVLPAGHPLAGRRLRLTDLADEPWITTLGVQGEVSVLELAARAEGFQPRIRCRSDHYEVVLGLVRAGVGVALVPSLGLRDSGEVAVQPLDHANLHREIGVALRPGNPNPVVGSFVDRLTDAAAGLSQELAERWPRVPASRSTAVPHRRSSPTAARSAPGGNAATTA, encoded by the coding sequence ATGTTCAACACCGCGCGCCTGCAGGTCGTGCTGGAGATCGCCCGGCACGGGACCATCGTCGCCGCGGCCGAGCAGCTCCGGCTCAGCCCGTCCGCCGTCTCCCATCAGCTCGCCACGCTCGAACAGGAGGCGGGGGTGGCGCTGGTGGACCGGGGGCCGCGCAGCCTGCGGCTCACCGTGGCGGGCCAGCGCCTGGCCGACTACGCGCAGCAGATCATCGATCTGATGTCGGCCGCCCGCGACGAGCTGTCCGCCCACGGCGAAGGCCGGCGGGGTCTGCTGCGGATCGGCTTCTTCGCCACCGCCGGCACGGAGCTGCTGCCGCGCGCTCTGTCCAGCTTCACCGCCGACCACCCTCAGGTCGAATTGGCGTTGATCCTTGGGCAGCCGTCCGACCTGCTCCCCCGCCTCAACCAGGGCGAGCTCGACCTGGTGGTGGTGTTCGACCATCCGCTGAGTCCCACTCCGGACGTCTCCTTCGCGAAGGTCTGCCCGCTGATGGTTGATCCGCAACTGGTGGTGCTTCCGGCCGGCCACCCGCTCGCCGGGCGGCGGCTGCGGCTCACCGACCTGGCCGACGAGCCGTGGATCACCACGCTCGGTGTGCAGGGCGAGGTCTCGGTGTTGGAGTTGGCGGCGCGCGCCGAGGGATTCCAGCCCCGGATCCGCTGCCGCAGCGATCACTACGAGGTGGTGCTGGGCCTGGTCCGGGCCGGTGTCGGCGTCGCGTTGGTGCCGTCGCTGGGTCTGCGCGACTCCGGCGAGGTGGCGGTCCAGCCGCTCGACCACGCCAACCTGCACCGGGAGATCGGGGTGGCGCTGCGCCCCGGCAACCCGAACCCGGTGGTCGGCAGCTTCGTGGACCGGCTGACCGACGCCGCGGCGGGGCTCAGTCAGGAGCTGGCGGAGCGGTGGCCGCGGGTGCCGGCGAGCCGGTCGACGGCCGTGCCCCACCGCCGCAGCTCCCCCACCGCGGCCCGCTCCGCGCCGGGCGGGAACGCCGCGACCACGGCGTAG
- a CDS encoding amino acid ABC transporter ATP-binding protein, whose amino-acid sequence MTAPMVRCRQVRKSFGRLEVLRGIDLVIERGQVVCVVGPSGSGKSTLLRCLNHLEEPQAGRIHVDGELIGYEERGGRLRPLPDARLRRQRESIGMVFQRFHLFPHRTALQNVMEGLVAVKGVRVADARKRAGELLDRVGLADRAHHYPAQLSGGQQQRVAIARSLAMSPKLMLFDEPTSALDPELVGEVLEVMKDLAASGMTMIVVTHEMGFAREVGDHLVFMDDGLIIEEGPPREVLAAPAHERTRAFLSKVL is encoded by the coding sequence ATGACCGCCCCGATGGTGCGGTGCCGGCAGGTCCGCAAGAGCTTCGGCCGCCTCGAGGTGCTGCGCGGTATCGACCTGGTCATCGAGCGCGGCCAGGTGGTCTGCGTGGTCGGCCCCTCCGGCTCCGGCAAGTCCACCCTGCTGCGCTGCCTCAACCATCTCGAGGAGCCGCAGGCGGGCCGGATCCACGTCGACGGCGAGCTGATCGGGTACGAGGAGCGCGGCGGGCGGCTGCGACCGCTGCCGGACGCCCGGCTGCGCCGGCAGCGCGAGTCGATCGGCATGGTGTTCCAGCGGTTCCACCTCTTCCCACACCGCACCGCGCTGCAGAACGTGATGGAGGGCCTGGTCGCCGTGAAGGGCGTCCGGGTGGCCGACGCCCGCAAGCGCGCTGGTGAGCTGCTCGACCGGGTCGGGCTCGCCGACCGGGCGCACCACTACCCGGCGCAGCTCTCCGGCGGGCAGCAGCAGCGGGTGGCCATCGCCCGGTCCCTGGCGATGTCGCCGAAGCTGATGCTCTTCGACGAGCCGACCTCGGCGCTCGATCCCGAACTGGTCGGCGAGGTGTTGGAGGTGATGAAGGACCTGGCGGCGAGCGGAATGACGATGATCGTGGTGACCCACGAGATGGGGTTCGCCCGCGAGGTCGGCGACCACCTGGTTTTCATGGACGACGGCCTCATCATCGAGGAGGGCCCGCCGCGCGAGGTTCTCGCCGCGCCGGCGCATGAACGGACCCGCGCGTTCCTGTCCAAGGTGCTGTGA